One segment of Mastomys coucha isolate ucsf_1 unplaced genomic scaffold, UCSF_Mcou_1 pScaffold23, whole genome shotgun sequence DNA contains the following:
- the Twf2 gene encoding twinfilin-2, with the protein MAHQTGIHATEELKEFFAKARAGSIRLIKVIIEDEQLVLGASQEPVGRWDQDYDRAVLPLLDAQEPCYLLFRLDSQNAQGFEWLFLAWSPDNSPVRLKMLYAATRATVKKEFGGGHIKDELFGTVKDDLSLAGYHKHLSSCAAPAPLTSAERELQQIRINEVKTEISVESKHQTLQGLAFPLQPEAQRALQQLKQKTVNYIQLKLDLERETIELVHTEPTNVAQLPSRVPRDAARYHFFLYKHTHEGDSLESVVFIYSMPGYKCSIKERMLYSSCKSRLLDSVEQDFQLEIAKKIEIGDGAELTAEFLYDEVHPKQHAFKQAFAKPKGPGGKRGHKRLIRGPGENGEDS; encoded by the exons ATGGCGCACCAGACTGGCATCCACG CCACTGAAGAGCTAAAGGAATTCTTTGCCAAGGCCCGGGCTGGCTCCATCCGACTTATCAAAGTCATCATTGAGGACG AGCAGCTCGTGCTGGGTGCCTCGCAGGAGCCAGTGGGACGCTGGGACCAGGACTACGATAGGGCTGTGCTGCCGCTGCTAGATGCCCAAGAGCCCTGCTACCTCCTCTTCCGACTTGATTCGCAGAATGCTCAGGGTTTCGAGTGGCTTTTCCTGGCCTGGTCACCTGACAATTCACCT GTGCGGCTGAAGATGCTGTATGCAGCCACACGCGCCACAGTGAAGAAGGAGTTTGGTGGTGGACACATCAAGGATGAGCTCTTTGGGACAGTAAAG GATGACCTCTCCTTGGCTGGGTACCACAAGCACCTGTCATCCTGTGCTGCACCTGCCCCACTGACTTCAGCTGAGAGAGAGCTCCAGCAGATCCGAATCAATGAG GTGAAGACCGAGATCAGCGTGGAAAGTAAACACCAGACGCTGCAGGGCCTGGCCTTCCCCCTGCAGCCCGAGGCCCAGCGGGCACTTCAGCAACTCAAGCAGAAGACGGTCAACTATATCCAGCTG AAGCTGGACCTGGAACGGGAGACCATCGAGCTGGTACACACGGAACCCACAAATGTGGCCCAGCTGCCCTCACGGGTACCCCGAGATGCTGCCCGCTACCACTTCTTCCTGTACAAGCATACACATGAGGGTGACTCCCTTGAATCTGTGG TGTTCATCTACTCCATGCCGGGGTACAAGTGCAGCATTAAGGAGCGCATGCTCTACTCCAGCTGCAAGAGCCGCCTCCTTGACTCCGTAGAACAAGACTTCCAGCTGGAGATAGCTAAGAAG ATTGAGATCGGTGATGGAGCAGAGCTGACAGCCGAGTTCCTCTATGATGAGGTACATCCCAAGCAGCATGCCTTCAAACAGGCATTCGCCAAGCCCAAAGGCCCCGGGGGCAAACGGGGTCACAAGCGCCTCATCCGGGGCCCCGGGGAGAACGGGGAAGACAGCTAG